The following are from one region of the Nicotiana tomentosiformis chromosome 7, ASM39032v3, whole genome shotgun sequence genome:
- the LOC138896211 gene encoding uncharacterized protein: MVGNALSRKSASMGSLAYIPVGERPLALDVQALANQFMRLDVSEPRRVRACTVARSSLFERIIDRQNDDRHLLVLRDTVRHGSAKQVTVGDDKVLRMQGLICVSNVDGLRELILEKALSSRYSVHPGAAKMY; this comes from the coding sequence ATGGTGGgcaatgctttgagtagaaagtcagctagtatgggtagccttgcttatattccagttggtgagagaccgcttgcattggatgttcaggccctggccaaccagttcatgaggttggatgtttctgagccccgTCGTGTTcgagcttgtacagttgctcggtcttctttgtttgagcgcatcatagATCGACAGAATGATGATcgtcatttacttgtccttagagacacagtgcggcacggtagtgccaagcaggttactgttggagatgataaagttttgaggatgcagggtcttATTTGTGtgtctaatgtggatggactccgtgagttgattcttgagaaggccctcagttcccggtattctgttcatccgggcgccgccaagatgtattag
- the LOC138896212 gene encoding uncharacterized mitochondrial protein AtMg00810-like, giving the protein MKDLGELKYFLEIEFARSQEGIVIHQRKYALELISEAGLAAAKPTVTPIDNNVKLTSKQYDEHTGQTENSASSDPLVDQISFQRLIGKLLYLTITRPGISFGVQTLSQFLQQPKKSHMEAALRIVKYIKSQPGQGVLMSSSQINTITAFCDADWAACPLTRKSVTGFLIKIGDSLVSWKSKKQTTVSRSSTEAEYRSLATTVAELIWLHGILKEVGIHIKLPIDIYSDSKSAIQIAANSVYHERTIHIEIDCHFVRERIQQGLITTKYISTTAQPVDVLTKGLTRVQHEYLKSKLGMFNIFSPPSLRGSIE; this is encoded by the coding sequence atgaaagatttggggGAACTAAAATATTTTCTAGAAATTGAATTTGCTAGATCACAAGAAGGAATTGTAATACATCAAAGGAAATATGCTCTAGAATTAATTTCAGAAGCTGGACTTGCTGCAGCAAAACCAACAGTAACTCCTATTGATAACAATGTCAAGCTTACTTCAAAACAGTATGATGAGCATACTGGACAAACAGAAAACTCAGCAAGCAGTGATCCATTGGTTGATCAAATCTCATTTCAAAGGTTGATAGGAAAACTTCTCTATTTGACTATAACAAGACCTGGCATTTCATTTGGGGTTCAAACTCTAAGTCAGTTCCTACAACAGCCCAAAAAATCTCATATGGAAGCTGCTTTGAGAATTGTCAAGTATATAAAGAGTCAACCAGGTCAAGGAGTGTTAATGTCTAGCAGTCAGATCAATACTATTACTGCATTCTGTGATGCAGACTGGGCTGCATGTCCATTGACAAGAAAATCAGTCACAGGTTTCTTAATCAAAATAGGTGATTCATTGGTGTCTtggaaatcaaagaaacaaaCCACTGTTTCTCGAAGCTCTACAGAAGCTGAATATAGAAGCTTAGCAACAACAGTAGCTGAGCTAATCTGGTTACATGGAATTCTAAAGGAAGTTGGGATTCATATTAAGCTACCTATTGATATTTACAGTGATAGCAAATCAGCCATACAAATAGCTGCAAATTCTGTCTATCATGAAAGGACTATACATATTGAAATAGATTGTCACTTTGTGAGAGAAAGAATTCAACAGGgactcattactacaaaatacatTTCAACAACTGCTCAACCTGTAGATGTTCTTACAAAAGGATTGACCAGAGTTCAACATGAGTATCTAAAGTCCAAGCTAGGAATGTTTAATATTTTTTCACCACctagcttgagggggagtattgAATAA